A single Danio rerio strain Tuebingen ecotype United States chromosome 17, GRCz12tu, whole genome shotgun sequence DNA region contains:
- the si:dkey-87k14.1 gene encoding leucine-rich repeat transmembrane protein FLRT2, whose translation MEVQIRMWNKDLPALISPWIPILLGLHMHFSWATTCPEECRCDRTFVYCNERSLTSVPLGLGEGYKTLYLHNNQINNAGFPLEMHNVASVETVYLYGNQLDEFPVNLPKNVRVLHLQENNIQTVSRAALAQLLRLEELYLDDNSISTVGVEEGAFREAISLKTIFLTKNHLSSIPIGLPEELRELRLDENRIALITEDAFENVTGLELLLLDGNLLTDEGITPGSLQTLANLKTLSMARNSLTVPPPNLPTEFLIKLNLQDNQMNEIPLTAFRGLHRLERLDISNNQLQSLTQGVFDGLHSLRQLTVRNNLWLCDCDIKWVILWLKSLPATLNVRGFMCQKPERVRGMVIRELTLELIQCPNSTGTVPQPTLLSSSTAESATQTAFTPARTQPTPSPPPLTLLLPTTGEDIEQRTNDPIGPRQESMRISFVVLNSSCIQVSWVSTFAVTAYKVTWVKLSPNLITGPMQESLVEGKLDGITLRNLEPKSTYRICVDPLDAFNNYHPGDDTICSEVTTKSASFHSGDNATGPEQATQQDPSSPFLLAGLIGGAVLVVLVVLLSIFCWHMHKKGRSDSSKWKYSRGRRKDDYCEAGTKKDNSILEMTETSFQIVSLNNEQLLKGDFHIQPIYTPNGGVGFRDSQRRNNSTAYCKNSVPESDTCHK comes from the coding sequence ATGGAGGTACAGATCCGAATGTGGAATAAAGACCTGCCAGCTTTGATCAGCCCGTGGATACCGATACTTCTAGGTCTTCACATGCATTTCTCCTGGGCCACAACCTGTCCAGAGGAGTGCCGCTGTGACAGGACCTTTGTTTACTGCAACGAGAGGAGTCTAACGTCAGTGCCTCTAGGGCTAGGAGAGGGTTATAAGACTCTCTACCTCCACAACAATCAAATCAACAATGCTGGATTTCCCCTGGAAATGCACAATGTTGCCTCAGTGGAGACGGTGTATCTCTATGGCAACCAGCTCGACGAATTCCCTGTCAATCTTCCCAAAAACGTGCGGGTGCTCCACCTGCAGGAGAATAACATTCAGACGGTGTCCAGGGCCGCCCTCGCACAGCTGCTACGCCTGGAGGAGCTCTATCTGGATGACAACTCCATCTCCACTGTGGGTGTGGAGGAGGGGGCCTTCAGGGAGGCCATCAGTCTCAAGACCATTTTCCTTACCAAGAACCACCTGAGCAGCATCCCCATCGGCCTGCCCGAAGAGCTAAGAGAGTTGCGGCTAGATGAGAATCGCATTGCACTTATAACCGAGGACGCTTTCGAGAACGTGACAGGTCTCGAACTTCTTCTCCTGGACGGGAACCTGCTCACGGATGAGGGCATCACCCCCGGGTCTCTCCAGACGCTCGCTAATCTCAAAACCTTGTCAATGGCGCGGAACTCCCTCACGGTTCCTCCTCCTAACCTGCCCACAGAGTTTCTAATCAAGCTGAACTTGCAGGATAATCAGATGAATGAGATTCCTTTGACGGCCTTTCGAGGCCTCCATCGCTTGGAGAGACTGGATATTTCAAACAACCAGCTGCAGTCTCTCACACAGGGGGTCTTTGACGGCCTTCACAGTCTGAGACAGCTCACTGTTCGAAACAACCTTTGGCTCTGTGACTGCGACATTAAATGGGTCATACTGTGGTTAAAGTCCCTGCCAGCTACCCTCAACGTCCGTGGCTTCATGTGCCAGAAACCAGAGAGGGTACGTGGCATGGTAATCAGAGAGCTAACCCTGGAGCTCATCCAGTGTCCTAACAGCACCGGCACAGTCCCACAGCCCACACTGCTTTCTTCCTCCACCGCTGAGTCAGCCACTCAAACGGCCTTCACACCCGCACGCACCCAGCCTACACCCAGCCCTCCACCTCTCACACTACTCCTGCCGACTACAGGCGAAGATATAGAACAGAGGACAAATGATCCTATCGGCCCGAGGCAGGAGTCGATGCGCATCTCCTTTGTGGTGCTTAACAGTTCGTGCATTCAGGTAAGCTGGGTATCAACATTTGCCGTCACAGCCTATAAGGTGACCTGGGTCAAACTGAGTCCGAATTTGATAACCGGCCCCATGCAGGAGTCACTTGTGGAGGGCAAACTTGATGGAATCACACTGAGAAACTTGGAGCCCAAGTCCACTTATCGTATTTGTGTGGATCCACTAGATGCATTCAATAATTATCACCCGGGGGATGATACAATTTGCTCAGAGGTGACGACAAAGTCTGCTTCTTTTCACTCTGGCGATAACGCAACTGGGCCTGAGCAGGCAACCCAGCAGGACCCCAGCTCGCCTTTCCTACTGGCTGGCCTGATTGGTGGGGCAGTGCTTGTGGTCCTGGTGGTCCTGTTGAGCATATTCTGCTGGCACATGCACAAGAAGGGAAGGTCAGATTCATCAAAATGGAAATACAGTCGGGGCAGAAGAAAAGATGACTACTGCGAGGCGGGGACTAAAAAGGATAACTCTATTCTGGAAATGACTGAGACCAGCTTTCAGATAGTTTCTTTGAATAACGAACAGCTGCTCAAGGGGGACTTTCACATCCAGCCGATTTACACCCCTAATGGGGGTGTTGGATTCAGAGACTCTCAAAGGAGAAACAATAGCACAGCATACTGCAAAAACAGTGTTCCAGAGTCTGACACATGCCATAAATGA